A region of Streptomyces sp. NBC_01788 DNA encodes the following proteins:
- a CDS encoding NAD(P)/FAD-dependent oxidoreductase, whose amino-acid sequence MTIREPDRVPSGADAIVVGAGVIGAAVALELARADRRVVVVDKSGGAGHGSTSASSAIIRFNFSTWEGVAVAWEAHYCWARWADHLGTSRSAALAGFRRTGAILLDAPDSGTSEAVALFDRVGVPYERWDAATLRSRIPGIDTGRHWPPKPVHDDAFFSGPKGELGALFTPDAGFVDDPRLAAQNLADAAIGRGARFLYRRTVTGVLRGADRVRGIRLSDGTAITAPVVVNAAGPWSGALNRLAGVGAEFTVGVRPLRQEVHQVAAPVGRGDVIASGRGGAEDVPGPVVADTDLGTYVRPAPGGHLLIGSTVPACDPMEWLDDPDTCDPRPTPSRFETQVTRVARRFPLLGVPNRPTGIAGVYDVTDDWSPIYDRTDLNGFYVAIGTSGNQFKNAPLVGRFLATLVDRVEAGHDHDRDPLRYVGEHTGNVIDLAAFSRKRHVAEGVASRTVMG is encoded by the coding sequence AGCCGGACAGGGTTCCGTCCGGCGCGGACGCGATCGTCGTCGGGGCCGGCGTGATCGGTGCCGCGGTGGCTCTGGAACTGGCGCGCGCCGACCGACGGGTCGTGGTCGTCGACAAGTCCGGCGGCGCCGGCCACGGATCCACCAGCGCCTCGAGCGCGATCATCCGTTTCAACTTCTCGACCTGGGAGGGCGTCGCCGTCGCATGGGAGGCGCACTACTGCTGGGCACGGTGGGCGGACCACCTCGGCACCTCCCGCAGCGCCGCCCTGGCGGGCTTCCGGCGGACCGGCGCGATCCTGCTCGACGCGCCGGACTCCGGAACGTCCGAGGCCGTCGCGTTGTTCGATCGCGTCGGCGTGCCCTACGAACGCTGGGATGCCGCCACGTTGCGCAGCCGGATCCCCGGCATCGACACGGGACGCCACTGGCCCCCCAAGCCCGTCCACGACGACGCCTTCTTCTCCGGGCCCAAGGGAGAGCTCGGCGCGCTGTTCACACCCGACGCGGGCTTCGTCGACGATCCGCGGCTCGCGGCGCAGAACCTCGCGGACGCGGCGATCGGCAGGGGAGCGCGCTTCCTCTACCGCCGTACGGTCACCGGTGTCCTGCGCGGCGCGGACCGGGTGAGGGGCATTCGGCTCTCCGACGGCACCGCGATCACGGCACCGGTCGTGGTCAACGCCGCCGGCCCCTGGTCGGGTGCGTTGAACCGGCTGGCCGGGGTCGGGGCCGAGTTCACCGTCGGGGTCCGCCCGCTGCGCCAGGAGGTCCACCAGGTGGCCGCACCGGTGGGCCGGGGCGATGTGATCGCGTCGGGCCGGGGCGGCGCCGAGGACGTGCCCGGACCGGTCGTGGCCGACACCGACCTCGGGACGTACGTCCGTCCCGCGCCCGGCGGACACCTGCTGATCGGCAGCACCGTGCCCGCCTGCGACCCCATGGAGTGGCTCGACGATCCCGACACGTGCGACCCCCGTCCGACTCCCTCGCGGTTCGAGACCCAGGTGACGCGGGTGGCACGACGGTTTCCGCTCCTCGGCGTCCCGAACCGGCCGACCGGAATCGCCGGCGTCTACGACGTGACGGACGACTGGTCCCCGATCTACGACCGCACCGACCTGAACGGTTTCTATGTCGCCATCGGCACGAGCGGCAACCAGTTCAAGAACGCCCCCCTGGTTGGACGGTTCCTCGCCACCCTGGTGGACCGCGTCGAGGCGGGCCACGACCATGACCGCGATCCGCTGCGGTACGTAGGTGAGCACACCGGAAACGTCATCGATCTGGCAGCGTTCTCCCGTAAGCGTCATGTGGCCGAGGGTGTCGCCTCCCGAACCGTCATGGGCTGA